One genomic segment of Gottschalkia acidurici 9a includes these proteins:
- a CDS encoding GerMN domain-containing protein has product MRKIKRIVSIVSIGLISLSLYGCSSIDKVKSMIFEEDPDVEFIRSDEEDIKVSMESNLRETIIYYENDKGYLVPVKREIPWEEGIGKSVLKNMIDSSAIREDIEKIGFKPIIPSGTKVLGMTVSETTGLCKVDFSSDILNYETKKQEANLVKAIVYTLTEFPNIKEVQIMIDGKEGSTLKHGTDISKPLKRENINLIETSEVNNDGGYSKILVYYKGTNDKKYDHYVPITIPVSAPIVNPEMAVEKLFKKPSKELSGLYTDIPNGVEFKEAKVTDDTIYLSLDLKDKEALKEQDVVDKMTKNIGLTLNQFKDIKNIELLVEGKKLQDTVPAFANEY; this is encoded by the coding sequence ATGAGAAAAATTAAAAGAATTGTATCTATAGTTTCAATAGGACTAATATCTCTAAGCTTATACGGTTGTAGCTCTATAGATAAGGTTAAAAGTATGATATTCGAAGAAGATCCTGACGTAGAGTTCATAAGAAGTGATGAGGAGGACATAAAAGTTAGTATGGAATCTAACTTAAGAGAAACGATTATATACTATGAAAACGATAAAGGTTATCTAGTTCCTGTAAAGAGGGAAATACCCTGGGAAGAAGGTATAGGGAAGTCTGTCTTAAAAAATATGATAGACAGCTCAGCTATAAGGGAAGATATAGAGAAGATAGGATTTAAACCTATAATTCCATCAGGAACTAAAGTTTTAGGAATGACTGTAAGTGAAACAACAGGTCTTTGTAAAGTTGACTTTAGTAGTGATATTCTTAATTATGAAACAAAAAAGCAAGAGGCAAATTTAGTAAAGGCAATAGTATATACATTAACAGAGTTTCCTAATATAAAAGAAGTTCAGATAATGATAGACGGAAAAGAGGGTAGTACGCTAAAGCACGGGACTGACATATCAAAACCTTTAAAAAGAGAAAATATAAATTTAATAGAAACTTCAGAAGTAAATAATGATGGAGGATATTCTAAAATATTAGTATACTATAAGGGTACTAATGATAAAAAGTATGATCATTATGTTCCAATTACAATTCCAGTATCTGCACCAATAGTAAATCCAGAAATGGCAGTAGAGAAACTATTTAAGAAACCTTCTAAAGAACTCTCTGGTTTATATACAGATATACCTAATGGTGTAGAGTTTAAGGAAGCAAAGGTAACAGATGATACTATATATTTAAGTTTAGACTTAAAAGATAAAGAGGCTCTGAAAGAGCAAGATGTTGTTGATAAAATGACTAAAAATATAGGATTAACTTTAAATCAGTTTAAAGATATAAAAAATATAGAACTGCTGGTGGAGGGTAAAAAATTACAGGATACTGTACCTGCATTCGCTAATGAATATTAG
- a CDS encoding MATE family efflux transporter, with amino-acid sequence MEKEKQQVRGIRRDIFALAIPAILEMMLHTLVWTADTAMVGRLDPASISSVNLGSQMVFTISSILGGLGIGATALVARYIGANDKEKAERIATQSIGIGIIISLLIGITGILTSNMIFRNIVKDPEVVTLGTQYLEILFIGSIFLIPLLITNAIIRGSGNTVIPLISAVVANIFNIVWDYILIFGKFGFPRLEVRGAAIATAGSQLLGLTITLTFLMLGKTDIKVKLKNIFKFKLRDIKSIVNLSLPATLEVTMNEGSRLISAFWVAQLGTLAFSGHSLASAAESVSYMPGNGFTIATTALIGRSMGARNIDRAELTVKKSQKYAVIMMAAIAIIFFTIPYPIMRLYSNNLDSVSIAARCLRVGALEQIPIAIAMVYSGALKGAGDTKGPFKIALIINLFVRLPLIFIIVFIAKARIEYVWLATAMQYVAEAILMRIRYKRGRWKSISI; translated from the coding sequence ATGGAAAAGGAAAAACAACAAGTTAGAGGCATTAGAAGAGATATATTTGCATTAGCAATACCAGCTATATTAGAAATGATGTTACATACTTTAGTGTGGACTGCAGATACAGCTATGGTTGGAAGACTTGATCCAGCATCTATTTCATCTGTGAACTTAGGTTCTCAAATGGTATTTACTATAAGTAGTATTTTAGGAGGATTAGGTATAGGAGCGACAGCTTTAGTTGCTAGATACATAGGTGCAAATGATAAAGAAAAGGCAGAAAGAATAGCTACACAGTCTATAGGAATAGGTATAATTATAAGTTTATTAATTGGTATAACAGGAATATTAACTTCAAACATGATATTTAGAAATATTGTTAAAGATCCAGAAGTTGTAACTCTTGGTACACAGTATTTGGAAATTTTATTTATAGGAAGTATATTTTTAATTCCTTTACTTATAACAAATGCAATAATAAGAGGTAGTGGAAATACAGTAATACCACTTATATCAGCTGTGGTTGCAAATATATTCAATATAGTATGGGACTATATACTTATATTTGGTAAGTTCGGATTTCCAAGACTAGAAGTAAGAGGAGCGGCTATTGCTACAGCAGGTTCACAATTATTAGGGCTTACAATAACATTAACATTTTTAATGTTAGGGAAAACTGACATTAAAGTGAAGCTAAAAAATATTTTTAAATTTAAGCTTAGAGATATAAAGAGTATAGTAAATCTTAGTTTACCAGCTACATTGGAAGTTACAATGAATGAAGGAAGTAGATTAATATCTGCATTCTGGGTAGCACAACTAGGAACGCTAGCATTTTCAGGTCATTCACTAGCATCAGCTGCAGAGTCAGTATCATATATGCCGGGCAATGGATTCACTATTGCAACTACTGCTTTAATTGGACGGAGTATGGGAGCTAGAAACATAGATAGAGCAGAGTTGACTGTTAAAAAATCACAAAAATATGCAGTAATCATGATGGCAGCTATAGCAATTATATTTTTCACTATTCCATATCCAATAATGAGATTATATAGTAATAATCTTGATTCAGTAAGCATAGCAGCAAGATGTTTAAGAGTTGGAGCACTTGAACAGATACCTATAGCTATTGCTATGGTTTATTCTGGGGCACTTAAAGGTGCTGGAGATACTAAAGGGCCATTTAAGATAGCACTTATAATAAATTTATTTGTGAGACTACCTTTGATCTTTATAATTGTGTTTATAGCAAAAGCAAGAATAGAATATGTGTGGCTGGCTACAGCAATGCAATATGTAGCAGAAGCTATATTGATGAGGATAAGATATAAAAGAGGAAGATGGAAAAGTATAAGTATATAG
- a CDS encoding DNA alkylation repair protein: MTLEKTIRDQIFELADEEYRKFHSKLCPGVDNIVGVRMPLLRNLAKQIAKGDWREYMKMAQDEYYEEVMLQGIVLGYVKVYIEELLGYIEEFVPKINNWGVCDSFCNGLKFTKQNMERVWSFLNPYLYSEEEFDVRFGIVMLLNYYIEEDYIDRVLQLLDTIKHEGYYVKMAIAWNISICYIKFPERTMKYLQKNNLDDFTYNKSLQKITESLRIDKETKTLIRSMKRK, translated from the coding sequence GTGACGTTGGAAAAGACAATAAGAGATCAAATATTTGAATTAGCAGATGAAGAATATAGAAAGTTTCATAGTAAACTATGCCCTGGAGTTGATAATATTGTAGGAGTTAGAATGCCACTGTTAAGAAACCTCGCTAAGCAAATTGCTAAAGGTGATTGGCGAGAGTATATGAAAATGGCTCAAGATGAATACTATGAAGAAGTGATGTTACAAGGCATAGTTTTGGGATATGTAAAGGTCTACATTGAAGAGTTGCTAGGTTATATTGAGGAATTTGTTCCTAAAATCAATAACTGGGGTGTTTGTGATAGCTTCTGTAATGGACTAAAGTTCACAAAACAGAATATGGAGCGTGTTTGGAGCTTCTTAAATCCATATTTGTATTCAGAAGAAGAATTTGATGTACGCTTTGGTATTGTAATGCTTCTTAATTATTATATTGAAGAAGACTATATAGATAGAGTGTTACAGCTACTAGACACAATAAAACATGAGGGTTACTATGTTAAAATGGCAATTGCGTGGAATATATCTATTTGCTATATAAAGTTTCCAGAAAGAACTATGAAATATTTACAAAAGAATAATTTAGATGACTTTACTTATAATAAATCGTTACAAAAAATTACGGAGTCATTAAGGATAGATAAAGAAACGAAAACATTAATTCGTAGCATGAAACGCAAATAA
- a CDS encoding N-acetylmuramoyl-L-alanine amidase, giving the protein MKRILVALFSLIILIGTVTTTLAAANSNPSINVSVDGKSMSLQKVNVNFNDKLLNSDVPPIMYDERTLVPIRFVAENLDAKVAWNQESQEATIKTSDKDIILKANSSQVSVNGKVQSIPYNVPAKLVSTAYSASARTMVPLRFVSETLGCEVDWDQKTLTANIKKENKVDEKPSQTTSKEITSISTKNISNSSMPQIHINGSGQLDYTTTNLENPSRLLIDIADAKLSKNILNKNGEFQVESNNNIFKSIRAIQLTEDSGKESVRVIIDLQKTIQPQIVKSPDSKNITVTFLNTIKDVKKETINGKEAIVIENAYLPKTNSFTLSNPDRIVVDIRDTDLNNVDKNISTDVVKKVRLGQYDGGEYASGEKVTRVVLDISENYSNAKVNIEASGDKLILYVEATKKTSPPIDNNNNNNNNNNNNNNNNNNGNQKIVVIDAGHGGSDSGALSASRNHREKDLALKVALKTEQKLKDLGYKVIMTRSADTRLNESTVEDLKARANVANNNNASAFVSIHFNSATATSATGIETLYQPGKAKDKPLAQAIQNELIGTLGVVNRGVKEQNLSVTRNTNTYAVLTELGFISNPKDELVIVTEDYLDKCAQAIANGIHSFLSK; this is encoded by the coding sequence ATGAAAAGGATATTAGTGGCGCTATTCTCTCTTATTATCTTAATTGGAACAGTGACTACTACTTTAGCAGCAGCTAATAGCAATCCATCAATAAATGTATCTGTAGATGGAAAAAGTATGAGTTTACAAAAAGTTAATGTAAACTTCAATGACAAGCTTTTAAACTCAGATGTACCACCTATAATGTACGATGAAAGAACATTAGTACCTATTAGATTTGTTGCGGAGAATCTAGATGCAAAAGTTGCTTGGAATCAAGAATCTCAAGAAGCAACTATAAAGACATCAGATAAAGATATCATCTTAAAAGCAAACAGCTCACAGGTAAGTGTCAATGGAAAAGTACAAAGCATACCTTATAATGTTCCAGCAAAGTTAGTAAGTACAGCATATTCAGCTAGTGCAAGAACTATGGTTCCATTAAGATTCGTTTCAGAAACATTAGGATGTGAAGTAGATTGGGATCAGAAAACACTAACGGCGAACATAAAAAAGGAAAACAAAGTAGATGAAAAGCCATCACAAACAACTTCTAAAGAAATAACATCAATATCTACAAAAAATATAAGTAATAGCAGTATGCCGCAAATACATATAAATGGAAGTGGGCAACTAGATTATACAACTACGAATTTAGAGAATCCTTCAAGATTACTTATAGATATAGCTGATGCAAAATTAAGTAAAAATATTTTAAATAAAAATGGAGAATTCCAGGTAGAATCAAATAATAATATATTCAAGTCTATAAGAGCAATACAGTTAACAGAAGATAGTGGAAAAGAATCAGTTAGAGTCATAATAGATTTACAAAAAACTATTCAACCTCAGATTGTTAAATCACCAGATAGTAAAAATATAACAGTTACATTCTTAAACACTATTAAAGATGTAAAAAAGGAAACCATAAATGGAAAAGAAGCTATAGTAATAGAGAATGCTTATCTTCCTAAAACTAATTCATTTACATTATCTAATCCTGATAGGATAGTAGTAGATATTAGAGATACTGACTTAAACAATGTTGATAAAAATATAAGTACAGATGTAGTAAAAAAAGTTAGATTAGGTCAGTATGATGGAGGAGAATATGCAAGTGGAGAGAAGGTAACAAGAGTAGTTCTTGATATTAGCGAAAACTATTCAAATGCCAAGGTTAATATAGAAGCATCAGGGGACAAGCTAATACTATATGTTGAAGCAACTAAAAAAACTAGTCCTCCTATAGATAACAATAATAACAATAATAACAACAATAACAACAATAACAATAATAATAATAATGGTAATCAAAAAATCGTTGTTATAGATGCAGGTCATGGAGGGTCAGACTCAGGAGCATTATCAGCTAGTAGAAATCATAGAGAGAAAGACTTAGCTCTTAAAGTAGCTTTAAAAACTGAACAAAAACTTAAAGATTTAGGATATAAAGTTATAATGACAAGAAGTGCAGATACTAGACTTAATGAAAGTACTGTTGAAGATTTAAAAGCAAGAGCTAATGTAGCTAATAATAATAATGCAAGTGCTTTTGTGAGTATACACTTTAACTCAGCTACTGCAACTTCAGCTACAGGTATAGAGACTCTTTATCAACCAGGTAAAGCTAAGGACAAGCCTCTTGCCCAAGCTATACAAAATGAATTAATAGGAACTTTAGGTGTAGTAAATAGGGGAGTAAAAGAACAGAATCTCTCAGTAACTAGAAACACAAATACTTACGCTGTATTAACAGAATTAGGCTTTATAAGTAATCCTAAGGACGAGTTAGTTATCGTAACAGAAGATTACTTAGATAAGTGTGCACAAGCAATAGCAAATGGTATACACAGCTTTTTAAGTAAATAG
- a CDS encoding metallophosphoesterase: MKIGVISDTHGYIDGCLEKLKQIDNLNIIIHLGDYVKDAIKIENELGKKVIYVKGNCDFSENNVEEDKLIEIEGKKIFITHGHLYNVKSDMNRVFYRGKELDADMILFGHSHASMKIESENILILNPGSPTIPRGGSKKSIGIIEIVNGEIKSEIINID, translated from the coding sequence TTGAAGATAGGTGTTATAAGTGATACACATGGCTATATTGATGGATGCCTAGAAAAATTAAAGCAGATAGATAATTTAAATATTATAATTCATTTAGGTGACTATGTGAAAGATGCGATAAAAATAGAAAATGAATTAGGTAAGAAAGTTATATATGTAAAAGGCAACTGTGACTTTTCAGAAAATAATGTAGAAGAAGATAAATTAATAGAAATAGAAGGTAAAAAAATATTTATAACTCACGGACATTTATATAATGTGAAAAGTGATATGAATAGAGTTTTTTACAGGGGAAAAGAGTTAGATGCGGACATGATACTATTTGGACATAGTCACGCATCTATGAAAATTGAAAGTGAAAATATACTAATATTAAATCCAGGTAGCCCAACTATACCAAGGGGTGGAAGTAAAAAGAGTATAGGAATTATAGAGATAGTAAATGGAGAAATAAAAAGTGAAATAATAAATATTGATTAA
- a CDS encoding pyridoxamine 5'-phosphate oxidase family protein has product MQNRMKKHQLTSDQIVSLFNRAHIGTLATLNSDGFPYAIAMHFVYLNEKIYLHGLPKGQKIDNIIRNPKVCFEINEMLGLIASDTDPCDTNTEYNSIVALGYAKIVDDLSLKREVLNKIINKFTPNFSGYDLPENMVKGTAVIEIEIKECTGKYYK; this is encoded by the coding sequence ATGCAAAATAGAATGAAAAAGCATCAATTAACTTCAGATCAAATAGTTTCTCTATTTAACAGAGCTCATATAGGTACACTTGCAACCTTAAATTCTGATGGATTCCCCTATGCAATTGCAATGCACTTTGTTTACCTAAATGAAAAAATATATCTACATGGTCTTCCTAAAGGTCAAAAAATTGATAATATAATCAGAAACCCTAAGGTTTGCTTTGAAATTAATGAAATGCTTGGACTCATAGCAAGTGATACTGACCCTTGTGATACTAATACTGAATATAATAGTATTGTTGCATTAGGATACGCTAAGATAGTAGACGACTTAAGTCTTAAAAGAGAAGTATTAAACAAAATAATAAATAAATTTACACCAAACTTTTCTGGCTATGATCTGCCTGAAAATATGGTGAAAGGTACTGCTGTTATAGAAATTGAGATTAAAGAATGCACAGGTAAGTACTATAAATAA
- the rdgB gene encoding RdgB/HAM1 family non-canonical purine NTP pyrophosphatase yields MNKKNLIVSSGNINKIKEIKDILSDLNINVLSKDEIGLKNLDVIEDGNTLEDNAIKKAVEISKYTDGIVISDDSGLFVDKLNEEPGVYSARYSGEEGNDNANNVKLLKNLEGVPLEERTAKFKTAIAIVLEDKSIKTVVGDCSGKIIWEKRGDNGFGYDPLFIPDGYDKTFGELDSKIKIVLVIEQML; encoded by the coding sequence ATGAATAAGAAAAATTTGATTGTTTCAAGCGGAAATATTAATAAAATTAAAGAAATAAAAGATATTTTAAGTGATCTAAATATAAATGTACTATCAAAAGATGAAATAGGTTTAAAAAACTTAGATGTAATAGAGGATGGAAATACATTAGAGGATAATGCTATAAAAAAGGCAGTAGAGATATCTAAGTATACTGATGGCATAGTAATATCAGATGACAGTGGACTGTTCGTGGACAAATTGAATGAGGAGCCGGGAGTATACTCTGCTAGATATTCTGGAGAAGAAGGAAATGATAATGCTAATAATGTTAAATTACTAAAAAACTTAGAAGGTGTACCTCTAGAAGAGAGAACTGCAAAGTTTAAAACAGCTATAGCTATAGTATTAGAGGATAAAAGTATAAAAACTGTAGTTGGAGATTGTAGTGGAAAGATAATATGGGAGAAAAGAGGAGACAATGGCTTTGGATACGATCCTCTGTTTATTCCAGACGGATATGACAAAACTTTTGGAGAACTAGATTCAAAAATAAAAATAGTATTAGTCATAGAGCAGATGCTTTAA
- a CDS encoding AIR synthase family protein, with the protein MEIGKVPNEVLEKLVFSNIKNKREEVLVSAGIGKDCAVLDFEKYGCVVSTDPITGATHNIGSLAINISCNDIASSGAEPIGVLMTILVPPKTTEAELEDIMRQAGETSKKLNIEIIGGHTEVTDAVNRVVITTTVIGRQLKENVLNAEESIIGDKILITKSAGIEGTAIIANELKEKLEGKVSVELLEEAIELNDSISVVKEGMISSKIGVRYMHDITEGGVMGAIWEASKATGKGVLVNKDSIPLKKSTIEICKVLDIDPYRLISSGSMLIVAPNKNVDILKEELKKENIECTVIGEIVEDGIKMKEKDQILNIDPPGSDELYKVI; encoded by the coding sequence ATGGAAATAGGAAAAGTACCTAATGAAGTGTTAGAAAAATTAGTATTTTCAAATATAAAGAATAAGAGAGAAGAAGTATTAGTTTCTGCTGGAATAGGGAAAGATTGTGCAGTGTTAGATTTTGAAAAGTATGGCTGTGTAGTATCAACAGATCCTATAACGGGAGCAACTCATAATATAGGAAGTTTGGCGATAAATATATCATGTAATGATATAGCATCTAGTGGGGCAGAGCCTATAGGTGTGTTGATGACTATTTTAGTACCACCTAAGACTACAGAAGCAGAACTAGAAGATATAATGAGACAAGCAGGGGAAACATCAAAAAAATTAAATATAGAAATAATAGGTGGACATACTGAAGTAACAGATGCTGTAAATAGGGTAGTTATAACTACTACTGTTATAGGAAGACAACTGAAGGAAAATGTATTGAATGCAGAAGAAAGTATTATTGGAGATAAAATACTTATAACTAAATCTGCTGGTATAGAAGGAACAGCTATAATAGCTAATGAATTGAAAGAAAAATTAGAAGGAAAAGTATCAGTAGAACTTCTAGAGGAAGCTATAGAGCTAAACGATAGTATAAGTGTAGTTAAAGAAGGTATGATATCTTCTAAAATAGGAGTTAGATATATGCATGACATCACAGAGGGCGGAGTGATGGGAGCCATATGGGAAGCATCAAAAGCTACAGGTAAAGGAGTCTTAGTAAATAAAGACTCTATACCTCTAAAAAAGTCTACCATAGAAATATGTAAAGTGTTAGATATAGATCCATATAGACTTATTTCAAGTGGAAGTATGCTTATAGTGGCACCAAATAAAAATGTAGATATATTAAAAGAAGAACTTAAAAAAGAAAATATAGAATGTACAGTTATTGGTGAAATTGTAGAAGACGGAATAAAGATGAAAGAAAAAGATCAAATATTAAATATAGATCCACCAGGAAGTGATGAGCTGTACAAAGTTATATAG
- a CDS encoding aspartyl-phosphate phosphatase Spo0E family protein — MAHKKCDCAMTEVISNIELQEIERKIEMRRKSLYSLIDDNYDFTDKTMVLESQKLDKLLNIYEKLKKTVH; from the coding sequence TTGGCTCATAAGAAATGTGACTGTGCTATGACTGAGGTAATATCCAATATTGAACTACAGGAAATAGAAAGAAAAATAGAAATGCGTAGAAAAAGCTTATATAGTTTAATTGATGATAACTATGACTTTACGGATAAAACCATGGTATTAGAAAGTCAAAAGTTAGATAAGCTATTAAATATATATGAAAAATTAAAGAAAACAGTACACTGA
- a CDS encoding methylated-DNA--[protein]-cysteine S-methyltransferase, producing MKNAFCYETMIGKIVIIENGTAITHAYLGEDIPNGVDIIETSLLKQAKNELIEYLDGKRKKFNISLEPNGTEFQQKVWNSLKEIPYGKTYSYKDIAENIGNVKACRAVGMANNKNPIMIFIPCHRVIGSNGKLVGYAGGLDMKEKLLQIEKQNIDKLS from the coding sequence ATGAAGAATGCATTTTGTTATGAAACTATGATTGGTAAAATAGTAATTATAGAGAATGGAACGGCAATTACTCATGCATACTTGGGAGAAGATATACCTAATGGTGTAGACATTATAGAAACATCCTTATTAAAACAAGCAAAAAATGAGTTAATAGAATATCTTGATGGAAAAAGAAAAAAATTTAATATATCTCTTGAGCCAAATGGCACAGAATTTCAGCAAAAGGTTTGGAACTCATTAAAAGAAATTCCTTATGGCAAAACTTATAGTTATAAAGATATAGCAGAAAATATAGGTAATGTAAAGGCATGTCGTGCTGTGGGAATGGCAAACAATAAAAATCCAATTATGATATTTATCCCTTGTCATCGTGTGATAGGATCTAACGGTAAGTTAGTTGGTTATGCAGGTGGACTAGATATGAAAGAAAAGCTTTTACAAATAGAAAAACAAAATATAGATAAGTTAAGTTAA
- a CDS encoding PLP-dependent aminotransferase family protein, with protein MIYINNLIKTPLYQQIYQQIKSEIIIGNLKAGDKLISTRELAKTLCVSRNTVERAYFQLCIEGYVISKVGSGFVVQTIDDNLFVESKGTSDTTANESHNENEIFNLEAVESEKYYKYNFEYGSLDSEGFPYSLWRRLTSEALNSEDIRDINNYSDKQGDISLRIEIMKHLRKSRGIRCSPNQIILCSGVQHAIDLICKLIPFEERKLAMEEPGYNGAKIVFNNNGFEIFPVPVGIDGIRLKELVNLNVKAVYITPSHQFPTGAIMPIQNRNELLNWATQNNVFIIEDDYDSEFRYNSRPIPSLQSINVNDRVIYLGTFSKALSPGLRMSYMVLPNSLIARYNDIFSGYYSTVSWLQQKVVSLYIERGHFERYIRKSCLLNKNKHDILVKTVNDVMGDKVNIYGNNAGLHILLEFLNGESQDWLIKRAKEYKVKVYPTYPYWINEDNCPKNIILLGFSSLSEKEIVEGVNILNKAWFKNINR; from the coding sequence ATGATTTATATAAATAATTTAATAAAAACACCACTATATCAACAGATATATCAACAGATAAAAAGTGAGATTATCATAGGAAATCTTAAAGCTGGGGATAAGTTAATTTCTACGAGAGAGCTAGCAAAGACACTATGTGTATCTAGAAATACAGTAGAGAGAGCTTATTTTCAACTTTGTATAGAAGGTTATGTTATTAGTAAAGTCGGATCAGGATTTGTAGTTCAAACTATTGATGATAACTTATTTGTAGAATCTAAAGGTACAAGTGACACAACGGCTAATGAAAGTCATAATGAGAATGAAATATTCAATTTGGAGGCTGTAGAAAGTGAAAAATATTATAAATATAACTTTGAGTATGGAAGTCTTGATAGTGAAGGATTTCCGTACTCATTATGGAGACGCTTAACCTCAGAAGCTTTAAATTCAGAAGACATTAGAGATATTAATAATTATAGTGATAAGCAAGGTGACATTAGTTTACGAATTGAAATAATGAAACATTTAAGGAAGTCAAGAGGAATACGCTGTAGTCCTAATCAAATTATATTGTGCAGTGGAGTACAACATGCAATTGACTTGATATGTAAGCTCATACCATTTGAAGAACGTAAATTGGCAATGGAGGAACCAGGATATAATGGAGCAAAAATTGTCTTCAACAATAATGGGTTTGAAATTTTTCCTGTACCAGTAGGAATTGATGGAATAAGATTGAAAGAACTAGTAAATTTGAATGTAAAAGCTGTTTATATTACGCCATCACATCAATTTCCTACAGGTGCAATTATGCCTATCCAGAATAGAAATGAATTGCTTAATTGGGCAACTCAAAACAATGTTTTTATTATTGAAGATGACTATGATAGTGAATTTCGATATAATTCAAGACCAATTCCATCACTACAATCTATTAATGTTAATGATAGAGTAATTTACTTAGGCACTTTTTCAAAGGCGTTATCTCCAGGGCTACGTATGAGCTATATGGTATTGCCAAATTCATTAATAGCTAGATATAATGATATATTTTCAGGATATTATTCTACAGTTTCATGGTTGCAACAAAAAGTCGTTAGCCTATATATTGAAAGAGGTCACTTTGAGAGATACATTAGAAAATCATGTTTATTGAATAAAAATAAGCACGATATTTTAGTTAAAACAGTTAATGATGTTATGGGTGACAAGGTAAATATATATGGAAATAATGCAGGACTACATATCCTATTAGAGTTTTTAAATGGAGAGAGTCAAGACTGGCTGATAAAAAGGGCTAAAGAATATAAGGTAAAAGTATATCCTACATATCCATACTGGATAAACGAAGACAATTGTCCCAAAAACATAATTCTTTTAGGATTTAGTTCATTAAGCGAGAAAGAAATAGTTGAGGGGGTTAATATATTAAATAAAGCATGGTTTAAAAATATAAATAGGTAA
- the rph gene encoding ribonuclease PH, whose product MRIDERKYDEIRSVKITRNYLKHPQGSVLIEVGDTKVICTAMIEDKVPHFLRGCGKGWITAEYSMLPSSTIGRKVRESSRGRIEGRTQEIQRLIGRALRSVVDLEKLGEKTIWIDCDVIQADGGTRTASITGSFVALADALHKLYLQKSINNIPLKSFLSAISVGVVQGESMLDLCYKEDSSAKVDMNVVMTDKGEFVELQGTGEESPFTFDELNELIKLGQKGNRELIEKQKEALGEIANLIGVDESNE is encoded by the coding sequence ATGAGAATAGACGAAAGAAAATATGATGAAATTAGAAGTGTTAAGATTACAAGAAATTATTTAAAACATCCTCAGGGATCTGTACTTATAGAAGTGGGAGATACTAAAGTAATATGTACGGCTATGATAGAAGATAAAGTACCACATTTTTTAAGAGGCTGTGGAAAGGGCTGGATAACAGCAGAATACTCTATGTTACCATCATCTACTATAGGTAGAAAAGTAAGAGAATCTAGTAGAGGAAGAATAGAGGGTAGAACACAGGAAATACAAAGACTAATAGGAAGAGCACTAAGATCAGTAGTGGATTTAGAGAAATTAGGGGAGAAAACTATATGGATAGATTGCGATGTAATACAGGCCGATGGTGGAACTAGAACAGCCTCTATAACTGGATCATTTGTAGCTTTAGCAGATGCACTACATAAACTTTATTTACAAAAGAGTATAAATAATATTCCGCTTAAGAGTTTTTTGTCAGCGATTAGCGTAGGGGTAGTACAGGGAGAAAGTATGCTAGATTTATGCTATAAAGAAGATTCAAGTGCTAAAGTTGACATGAATGTAGTTATGACAGATAAAGGAGAATTTGTAGAATTACAAGGGACGGGAGAGGAGTCACCTTTTACATTTGATGAGTTAAATGAGTTAATAAAATTAGGTCAGAAAGGAAATAGAGAGCTTATAGAAAAACAAAAAGAAGCACTAGGAGAAATAGCGAATCTTATAGGAGTAGATGAGAGTAATGAATAA